From the genome of Leptospira langatensis:
ACGATTGGATGAGTTTGCCACTAAGCTTGGCTGGACCAAATTCCATATCGTGGGAAACTCCATGGGTGGAGCGATCTCCGGAGTGTATGCTGCCACTTATCCTGAGAAAGTGATCAGTTTGGGTTTGTTCGCTCCTTCCGGCGTGAATAGCCCCGAAAAGAGTGAACTCGCAAAGAACTTAGAAAAGGGAAAGAATAATCTGGTCACTAATAGTCCGGAAGAGTTCCAGGAAATGATAAATTTCGTTTTCGTAAAGCCACCTTCCATTCCTTCTTTTCTAGTTTCGTATTTCTCGGATAAAGCGATTGCGAACGCTGGATTCAATAAACTTATCTTCCAGCAGATCCGCAAGGGGGACTTTCCCCTTCAGGAAAGAATGAATAAGATCAAGGCAAAGACCCTGATCCTTTGGGGAGACACTGACAGAGTGCTTAGCGTTTCCGGAGCAGGCGTATTAGAAAAAGGAATATTAGGATCTAAGAAAGTAATCTTAAAGGATATGGGCCATGCCCCTATGCTCGAAAGACCGGAAGAAGTCGCAAACGTCTACCTGGAGTTCCTGAAAAAATAAGATCCTGAATTCGACGGAAGGGATTTGCCTTCCTGTAGAATGGATTCGTTCCCGGAGTAGTGATGGCGCTAGCCAAATTGATCAATTGGTTTAAGGATCGGAGTCTCCGGAAAAAAATAGAAAGAGAGATACGCGTACTCACACCGGTAGTTTCTAACGATTATATCTATCGTCTTGAAGTATCCGAAGAGGGTAAGTTGGAACTTACCTGGGTAAACGATGCATTTTTATCCTTTGCCAAGATGAGATCCGAGGATCTCATACTTCTTAGGAACGCAAGGGATCTAAGTAAATTCCATCCTGACGATCATGCGCTTGTAGACGAACGCATTAAGTTTTTATTAACTGGCCTTTCTAGAGTGGACGAATACAGGGTTTACGGTCCGGAAGGAGAGATCCTTTGGCTACGGGATCATGGTCGTCCTATTTGGGATCAGGTTTTGGGGAGAGTGACCCAGATCTACGGTTCCGTTCAGGATATCACGGAGAGAAAGAAGAACGAGATCATCCTAAAGGACCAACTCTCCTATATTAGTATTTTATTAGATAGTACCGAGGATTGGGTAATTCGAATCAATCCCTCCGGAAAAATACAATATGTGAACTCTTCCGGTCGCACGGAGATAGAGAAGCAATTCGGGATCGAATTGAAACAGGAAGATAAGATCCTTTCCTATATCTCCGAAGACCATCGAGAGATCTTCTTGGCACAATTGAATAAGGCCTTTTCGGGAGAAAAGGTCAAATGGCATTTCAGCAGATTATTCCCCACAACATCCAATTCGGAATTGGAAGCTTCCTTTGCTCCTCTATTGAGAGAAGGTACCATCAAGGAAGTGGTTTTGTTCTTAAAGGACATCACCCTTAGGACCGTTTGGGAGACTGCACTCTTAGCAAGCGAAGAGAAATACAGAAGGCTTGTAGAAGTATCTCCGGATGGGATCGGACTCCATGCGGATGGAAAAGTCCTATATATCAATGAGGCCGGACTCAAGATGCTCGGTTATAATTCTCTCGAAGAAGTAGAAGGAATGCAGATCACGGACTTCATCCATCCTGATTCCAGGCAGGTAGTGAGTGAAAGAGTCTTGAGAGCCATGCTCAGGTCGGAACCATTGGAACCGATCGAAGAGAAGTTCGTCCGAAAAGACGGTTCCGAATTTCCGGTAGAAGTGTCTGCAGTGGCTTTTGACCAGAGAGGAAAGAAATTCATGCAGGTAATCGTTCGGGATATTACCGAAAGAAAAAAAGCCGACGAAGAGCTTGCAGAACTCAGAAGAAAGATCCTACAGACAAACGATCGCTTGCAAGCGATCATAGAAGGTGTGAAGGATTCCATCTGTGCAGTCGACATGGACCTGCGGATCATCTCTTGCAATACTGCGTTCGAATTATTGGTCTGGAGATTGTACGGAAGAAGAATGACCGTAGGCAATCGCATTTACGATATGGCCATGGATAATTCTGAGGAGATGGAAACCATTATCCGGAACTGGAGTAGAGCCCTCACCGGAGAGGTCTTCAAAATAGAGAGAAAGATCTCCGGTCTGATCAGTGATAACGTATTAGAGATCAATTATAGTTCCATTCGGGATGAAAGCCATAATATGATCGGTGCTACCCAGATCATCCGAGATGTAACGGAGCGATATCATTATGAGGAAACACTTCGCAAATCGCTAGAGGAAAAAGAAGTGATGCTAAAGGAGATCCATCATAGGGTAAAGAACAACCTGCAAGTGGTTTCTAGCCTCTTAAGTCTGCAAACCGATTTCACGGATGATCCAAAGTTAGTTTCCATCCTGAAAGAATGTGAGAGGCGAATACAGTCCATGGCTCTCGTTCATAAGGAGCTGTATCAAAACGATACGATTGCAGACGCGGACTTTACCGAGTATTTGAATAATTTGCTCGTTGCGCTCGTGCAATCTTTCGGTGCAAACCGTAAGGTGGAATATTCCATAGAATCCCAAGATATCCGACTGAATTTGGACTTTGCTATTCCTCTGGCTTTGGTCTTTAACGAATTGGTTTCCAATTCCTTAAAGTATGCTTTCCCAGGAGAAAAGAGAGGTCGGATCTTTATAGGACTGAACAAATCTCCCGAAGGTATTTCTATTCTTGTTGGAGACGATGGGGTCGGATTGCCTAAGAATTTCAATGTTCGGAATTCGGACGGACTAGGGCTGCAACTTGTGGGAATGCTACTGGATAAGCTAAAGGCAAAATGGGAATTGGTCCCTGTAGAGATCGGTACCCGCTATAGCATCCAAGTACCTCTTTCCAAAAAGAATTCCTCTTTCTAAAATCCTTGCCTCTCTTCCAGGATCGAAAAGCCTGGAGGGGAATGAATCTCATATCCGTAGACCGAGTCTCCAAAGCAATCGGCGAAAAGCAATTATTCAGTAATCTTAGCTTCGGGATAGACGAAGGGGAGAAGACGGGTCTACTCGGGATCAACGGCTCCGGAAAATCCACTTTGCTTAGGATCTTACTCGGAATAGAAGAACCGGATAGCGGTAAAGTAGTTCGAAACAGAGAGCTGAAGATCTCCTTCTTATCCCAGTTCCCAGAGTTTGATCCGGAAAAAACGGTATTAGAACATATACTCTCCGGCTCCGGTCCATTGCTCGAAACAGTTAGACGTTACGAGAAGGCATGCGTCCTCTTAGAAACAGGAGGAGAAAACGCAGAGAAGGAATACCACGAGGCAATGGAAGAAATGGATTCCAAACAGGCGTGGGAGCTGGAATCCAAACTCAAAAATATATTAAGAGAACTGAATATACCGGATGTGACCCGAAAAATGGGAGAACTCTCTGGGGGAATGGTCAAGAAAGTCGCGCTTGCTCAAGCACTTACGGAAGAATCCAATCTTCTTGTATTGGACGAGCCTACCAACCATCTTGATATAGATGCGATCCTTTGGTTGCAGGAGTTCCTACAAAGCACGGATCGGGCAGTTTTACTCGTAACCCACGACCGATATTTCTTAGAGGAGATCGCCAATCGTATCCTGGAAATAGATCGAGGAAACTTTCGGATCTTTCCCGGGAATTACGACCTTTATTTGGAGAAGAAGGTAGAGATGCAGGCTATCGAAGAAAAGGAAGAGGCCAAGAGAAAATCCTTTTTGCGAACAGAGCTGGAATGGTTAAAGAGACAGCCTAAAGCGAGAGGAACCAAGCAAAAGGCGAGAACAGACAGGGTCATTGAGGTCTTAGACAGAAAGAAAGCAGGAAAAGATATCGTTTTGGATATCTCCGTTTCCGGACGAAGACTCGGCGGAAAAGTATTAGAATTAAAGAATATTAAGAAAGCGTACACTAACACTCCTCTCGTAGGGGGATTTTCCTATATTTTCAAGAGCAAGGAGAGGATAGGGATCGTAGGATCGAACGGGACCGGAAAGACAACTCTTCTGAATATGATCACTGGAAGGGAAAAGCCGGACTCAGGAGACGTTTCTACAGGTCTGAATACAAGCTTTGGATACTTCGATCAGATGGGCAGGGATCTTCCTAAGGATAAGAAGGTCCTAGACTATGTAAAAGAAGAGATCGCTCCCACCATAAAGATGAGCGACGGCAGTACCTGGTCCGCTTCGCAGTTCTTAGAGCGATTTTTGTTTCCTTCTCAATTACAACAGACTAAGATCGAAAGACTCTCCGGGGGAGAAAAGAAGAGATTGTATTTGGTCCTTCTTCTTATGAAGAACCCGAACTTCCTGGTCTTGGATGAGCCCACGAACGATCTGGACATTCCTACACTTTCCGTGCTCGAAGAATTCTTAGATGATTTTCCAGGTGTGGTTCTCGTGGTTTCTCACGATCGATACTTTATGGATAGGGTAGTGGACTATCTATTCATCTTCCAGGGAGAAGGAAGGATAGAACGTTTTCCAGGAAACTATTCCGAGTATTTGGAATATAGGGAATATGAGGAGAAGGAAACGAAGACTCCTTCTGCGAGATCTGTAGAAAAGCAGACGGATCCAACGAAGAAGAAAGGCCTAGGATACCAGGATAAAAGAAGACTGGAAGCCTTAGAAAAGGAAATCGCTTCTTTGGAAACCGAAGAAAAGGATCTAGTGGAAAAATTGCAATCCAGCGATCCGGAGCTTGCAAGAAAGTCAGGAGAAAGACTCACACAATTACAAGAAGAACTTCTTCTGAAAGTAAAAGAATGGGAAGATCTCGCCTCCAAAGAATAGGTCCCTATAAAGATCCTTTCCGACGTGAGATATTTAGAATATTCGAATTCCGTTATTGGCAGTTTGCGTCTATTTCGTAAACGCCAATAGAGATCGAATCTGCTCCGGAAGGAGTCAGAGAATACGAAGTAGTCGTTCTTGTATGCAGATCGAAATCAGTGATAAAGAAAGGAACTAAGAAGGTCGGAATATACGAGGATATATTCTTTCCACCATACATAGAGGTACAAGGTGTGTTGGCAGCGCTTGGGGTTCCCGTAGTAGAGTTAAATCTCCAGATATCCGAGATCTGAGCGACCCCACTGATCGATTTGAACATCGGGTTGTCCCCGTAATTATTCGCATAGGTTCCAATTCCGGCAGAGTTAATCGGTCCTACTGGTGTCTGAACCAATAGAACATTGATACAGCCCGCAGCAAGTACAGAACCGCAGAAAGTATATTGGGTCGCCCCAACGAGGATCGGAATTCCTACGTTGAAATTATTCCCGAGCACATTCGTAGAAGTGGAAGGAGAGTTCTGGAAATAGATACCGGCTCTATTTCCTAAAGAGGTCCTGCCGAAGATCTGGTTATT
Proteins encoded in this window:
- a CDS encoding alpha/beta fold hydrolase; the protein is MKNRILIGTLLSLTILFGSVTCTSTLVKSGIAYERWKSDLDKKELQIAPWHWVYLEGGEGAEKILLVHGFGADKDNWTRFAKWLTPKYTVVAVDLPGFGENDRLPDQDYNIMAQVKRLDEFATKLGWTKFHIVGNSMGGAISGVYAATYPEKVISLGLFAPSGVNSPEKSELAKNLEKGKNNLVTNSPEEFQEMINFVFVKPPSIPSFLVSYFSDKAIANAGFNKLIFQQIRKGDFPLQERMNKIKAKTLILWGDTDRVLSVSGAGVLEKGILGSKKVILKDMGHAPMLERPEEVANVYLEFLKK
- a CDS encoding PAS domain-containing sensor histidine kinase produces the protein MALAKLINWFKDRSLRKKIEREIRVLTPVVSNDYIYRLEVSEEGKLELTWVNDAFLSFAKMRSEDLILLRNARDLSKFHPDDHALVDERIKFLLTGLSRVDEYRVYGPEGEILWLRDHGRPIWDQVLGRVTQIYGSVQDITERKKNEIILKDQLSYISILLDSTEDWVIRINPSGKIQYVNSSGRTEIEKQFGIELKQEDKILSYISEDHREIFLAQLNKAFSGEKVKWHFSRLFPTTSNSELEASFAPLLREGTIKEVVLFLKDITLRTVWETALLASEEKYRRLVEVSPDGIGLHADGKVLYINEAGLKMLGYNSLEEVEGMQITDFIHPDSRQVVSERVLRAMLRSEPLEPIEEKFVRKDGSEFPVEVSAVAFDQRGKKFMQVIVRDITERKKADEELAELRRKILQTNDRLQAIIEGVKDSICAVDMDLRIISCNTAFELLVWRLYGRRMTVGNRIYDMAMDNSEEMETIIRNWSRALTGEVFKIERKISGLISDNVLEINYSSIRDESHNMIGATQIIRDVTERYHYEETLRKSLEEKEVMLKEIHHRVKNNLQVVSSLLSLQTDFTDDPKLVSILKECERRIQSMALVHKELYQNDTIADADFTEYLNNLLVALVQSFGANRKVEYSIESQDIRLNLDFAIPLALVFNELVSNSLKYAFPGEKRGRIFIGLNKSPEGISILVGDDGVGLPKNFNVRNSDGLGLQLVGMLLDKLKAKWELVPVEIGTRYSIQVPLSKKNSSF
- a CDS encoding ABC-F family ATP-binding cassette domain-containing protein, which translates into the protein MNLISVDRVSKAIGEKQLFSNLSFGIDEGEKTGLLGINGSGKSTLLRILLGIEEPDSGKVVRNRELKISFLSQFPEFDPEKTVLEHILSGSGPLLETVRRYEKACVLLETGGENAEKEYHEAMEEMDSKQAWELESKLKNILRELNIPDVTRKMGELSGGMVKKVALAQALTEESNLLVLDEPTNHLDIDAILWLQEFLQSTDRAVLLVTHDRYFLEEIANRILEIDRGNFRIFPGNYDLYLEKKVEMQAIEEKEEAKRKSFLRTELEWLKRQPKARGTKQKARTDRVIEVLDRKKAGKDIVLDISVSGRRLGGKVLELKNIKKAYTNTPLVGGFSYIFKSKERIGIVGSNGTGKTTLLNMITGREKPDSGDVSTGLNTSFGYFDQMGRDLPKDKKVLDYVKEEIAPTIKMSDGSTWSASQFLERFLFPSQLQQTKIERLSGGEKKRLYLVLLLMKNPNFLVLDEPTNDLDIPTLSVLEEFLDDFPGVVLVVSHDRYFMDRVVDYLFIFQGEGRIERFPGNYSEYLEYREYEEKETKTPSARSVEKQTDPTKKKGLGYQDKRRLEALEKEIASLETEEKDLVEKLQSSDPELARKSGERLTQLQEELLLKVKEWEDLASKE